GTTGCTGCTGCTGCCATATGGGTTGACCTGTCCATACGGATTGCTACTACTTCCGAACGGGCTCATTTGCCCGTAGGGGCTCATCTGTCCGAAGGGACTCATTTGCCCATAGGGGCCCATCTGACCGTAGGGATCCATCTGGCCGTAGGGACCCATCTGACCGTAGGGATCCATCTGACCATAGGGATCCATCTGGCCGTAGGGATCCATCTGGCCATAGGGATCCATCTGGCCGTAGGGACTCATCTGCCCATAAGGACCCATCTGACCGTAGGGATTCCCTGGAAACATGCCGACATCAACATACGGATTCCACTCCGGATAGTCTCCTCGGCCAGCGACTTCCTCTACCTCATAGTCATCTATCATCTCTGCGGCTGGATCGTAGTCTGGATCGTCTACTTCGACATACACGTTTTGGTCGTCAAAATCCACGATCACGCCTTCAAATATTTGTCCGTCAATCGCTTCAATGCGCACTTTTTGTTCCAAGTGCTCTTTTACAATATTGTGTACATTATGGCGTATATCCTTGATCATGCTGACTGTCTGAAAGTCAACCTGATAAAGGTTTTTGTCATCCTCAGACTGCATGGAAACTCCTCCCCTTCTGGTGTTTCTTTATTACCATATACAAGAGCCCATGGGGAGGTGTACCGTTTTTGGGCTTCAGACTAGCCCATTTTATCGAAAAGCAGCTGGGAACGGGATCAAGAGAGGAATCGGCTGGGCAAGAAAGGCTCTATCTTGTCTGTCCGTCCGCTCTCGATATAATCAGCAATACGCTTGGCGGTAATCGGGGATAACAGAATACCGTTACGGAAGTGCCCCCCAGCGAGTGAAAGTCCTTCCCAGCCCGGGACGGGGCCTAACAACGGTTTGCCGTCAGCGGTAGCCGGGCGCAATCCTCCCCACGCCTCCAAAAATGCTGCTGCATGCAGGGCTGGCACATAGGGCATGACACCATTCAGAATACTCGCCAGACCAGCCATCGTGACTTCTCGCTGGAAGCCACTCTCGTCCTCCGTCGCTCCAATAACGATTTTGCCGTCTTTTTTCGGCGTGATGTAACCAGTCGTACCAAAAATCACCGTGCGCAATGGGATGCCTACAGACGAGACAGCGGCAATCTGTCCTCGCACAGGCCGCACTGGAATAGCTACATCGAGCATTTGCATCATGATGCCAGCCCACGCTCCGGATGCGATAACCGTTTGGTCTGCCCGAATAGGACCGGAAGTAGTCTCGACTCCGACGACGCGACCTGATTTTACCGCGATCCCACTGACGACGCATCCGGACAATAGCGTTACGCCCTGAACCCGGCAGGCGGTTACGAGCGAACGCAGCAACAGTCGGTTATTGATATGCCCTTCACCCGGAGAGTAAATGCCCGCCACCACTTGATCGCTCAAAAGGGGCTCGACGTCTCGCAGTTCATTGCACTCCAGCCAGTGTACATCATGGCCCGCTTCCTTTTGCCAGTGGTGCTTGGCTTGTAGCTGCTCCCGTTCCTGTCCGTTCAAGGCTACGGTGACGAGCCCTTCCAGACTCAGCTGCACATCACCTGATGCCCGTTCCTCCAGCTCCTGCGCCCATTCCGGATACAAATGCAGAGACTCCATTCCGAGATCGAGCATCGGTCCCGGAGATGCAAATTCTTTTAACGGAGCCAGCATTCCTGCCGCTGCCGAAGATGCCTGGCCGCCCCAATCTCCCTGCTCGATCAAAGTGACTGCTAATCCTCGCCGTGATAGCTCATACGCCACGCTCAGTCCAATAATTCCTCCGCCCACTACCAGACAATCACTCATCTTCTTCTCCCCTTATCTCCTGCTGCCTATTTGACGATTTATTGTTCGGAACAACAAAAAACCCACCCATTCCTCACAGGAAAAGGTGGGGCTCATACGCCATATACAAAAAACAAAGCGCTGTTCGCTCGCAACCACATCCCTGCGCCGGCATGATCCGGATCAGGTGCAATGGGTCGATGGTCGTCGCTACCATCCTCTCAGCCCCGCGTGAAGGACTCCCCAAGTTGCTTTCCGTATGTCATTTTCTCAGACCAGTATAGACCTCTTTCTGACGATCTGACAAGTTCAAAAAATAATTAATCTTCATCCTTCACGTCATAGCTTTCCGGAATTGGCTCGTGTCGGGAAGCATCCTCCCACTCCCGCAATCTGCGCAGCTCCTCCAGATGATGCTTGAATTGTTCTTTGTTAATTAAGTATTCAGTTCCATCGTGAACCGTCCGAATCCGGCCCTCTTTAATCTTTTCCAGAATAAACATCTCCGGGAGCTCCAAATATTCCGCCGTTTCGGAAACGGTCAAATACGTCTTGTTCTCTTTCAATCTAGCCTCCAATTCCGCTTTCTGCCGTTCGTAGCCGGGCTTGCCTAGCAAAGCAAACATGTTGGCTTTGTACGCCTCCACTCCGGGCTGATCGAACGGATTGACGCCCAGTAAATAGCCGCTGATCCCACATGCTTTTTCAAAAAAGTAGATCAGGCCGCCCAGATGGTAAGCTGATGCCTTCGGTATTTCCACCAATAGATTGGGCACGCCTCCATCCACATGTGCCAATACTGTTCCTTCGAAAGCCTTTTTATTGACAAACCCCATCCGTTTGCCCGTCAGGAAATTCAAGCCATCCACATCCGTGGGATCCTCCTGTACGGTCACATCCACAGATGGCGTCGTTACGGATATGACGGTCTCAAACAACTGTCGCATACCATCCTGTATGTACTGGCCCATCGAGTGAAGATCCGTTGAAAATTCGGCAGACGCAGGAAAAATTCCTTTGCCATCCTTGCCCTCGGATTCTCCAAAAAGCTGTTTCCACCATTCAGAGAAATAGCGGAACTGCGGCTCATAGCTGACTAACAGCTCCACCGTCTTGCCTTTTCGATACAGGGCATTGCGAATCGCTGCATACTGATAGCACGGATTTTCTAGAAGTTCACGTGCCATGTACTGCTCTCTTGCATCTGCCGCCCCTTGCATGAGCGCATCCAGGTCAGCTCCGCTCACGGCAATCGGTAGCAACCCCACGGCCGTCAATACGGAGTATCTACCTCCGATATCGTCAGGGATGACAAAGCTCTCATACCCTTCCTCGTCTGCCAGCTTCTTCAAGGCTCCACGAGCTTTATCCGTGGTGATATAGATTCGTTTTTTTGCTTTATCTCGCCCGTACTTCTCGACTAGCCAGTCACGAAGCAGGCGAAAGGCAATCGCAGGCTCTGTAGTCGTGCCGGATTTGGAGATGACGTTGATCGACACATCTTTTCCATCCAGGACGTCCATCAAGTGGGAGATGTAGACTGGGCTGATGTTGTTGCCTACAAAATAAATTTCCGGGGCGCGCCTTTTTGACTTGGGCAGCAGATTGTAAAAGCTGTGTCCCAAAATGTCCAAAACCGCCTTTGCCCCTAAGTAAGAACCACCGATTCCTATCACCAAAAGCACATCTGAATCAGACTGAATACGTGCTGCCGCTTGTCGAATCCTTTTGTATTCGATGCGGTCGTACTGTTCGGGCAGATCCACCCACCCGAGAAAATCCCTGCCTGGTCCTGTCTTGGTGTGCAGCATCTCATGCGCTTGTCCAATCGCTGGAGCGAGCAGCTCCCATTCATGTGGCCTGACAAAAGCAAGAGCGTTGGAGTAGTCAAAACGAATCGCTTGGTTCATGGCTCCCCTCCCAGAACGTCTTCTATTCCTTATCTTATCACGCAAAATCCACAGAAAGTACTTTCCGCCAAAACATAGCAAAATGTGACTGGAATGTGAACAATTCGGCACTTCTGTTACCTTTTGTCTACCATTCCGTAAAACCTTCGGGAAACGAAATAGCAGAATTAGAAAAAACATCCAAGGAGAATGATCATGAAAAAACGCTGGTGGATCATCGGTTCCGTCGCTGTCGTTCTGGTCGTTGGCGTCGTCGGAGTCAACATGATGGGCTCCAAGCAGGCGATGGGCCTGCCAGTAAACATCGGAGTCGCGACCAAATCTGCATTGGAAAGCAAGATCTTGACGTCGGGGGTCGTCACCGTAGAGGACAAGCAAAAATTATTTACCAACGTAACAGGTACCTTGCGCGAATTTTCTGTAAAAGAAGGCGACAAGGTAAAGAAAGGGCAGGTCATCGGCAAGATCGACACGACAGATGTCGAAAGCAGGATTCTTGATCTAGAAGCGCAGCTTGAGCTGGCAAAGGCCAACCTCGCCAAAGTACAAGCCGGAAACGAACCGGAAGAAGTGGCACAGGAACGTGAACGCTTATCACAAGCACAGCGGGAGTACGATACAAACAAACGGGAGTACGACCGAATCAGCCAGCTCCACGCCTCGGGAGCCTCAACCCTACAAGAGCTGGATAAAGCCAAGTCAGCCGTAGATTCCTCCCTCTCGACCCTGAATGTAGCCAAGCAGCAGCTTGCGCTCAAGCAAAAGGGGCCGCGCAAGGAAGAAGTCGCTTCCCAGCAGGCACAAATCAACAAACTATTGGTTGAAAAAGGGCAGCTGGATAAAGAGCGCGT
This is a stretch of genomic DNA from Brevibacillus choshinensis. It encodes these proteins:
- a CDS encoding LSm family protein, which encodes MQSEDDKNLYQVDFQTVSMIKDIRHNVHNIVKEHLEQKVRIEAIDGQIFEGVIVDFDDQNVYVEVDDPDYDPAAEMIDDYEVEEVAGRGDYPEWNPYVDVGMFPGNPYGQMGPYGQMSPYGQMDPYGQMDPYGQMDPYGQMDPYGQMGPYGQMDPYGQMGPYGQMSPFGQMSPYGQMSPFGSSSNPYGQVNPYGSSSNPTGYPYGNENAPFSQVSPYHTGKSPYSQVSPYHTEKSPFSQVSPFSGQNPYLSPFPPFPPFPPPVPCFPFFPPPPPPPPKAAVIVPAPKRRRRACGNGRKIIPLALFTLLTIALL
- the thiO gene encoding glycine oxidase ThiO codes for the protein MSDCLVVGGGIIGLSVAYELSRRGLAVTLIEQGDWGGQASSAAAGMLAPLKEFASPGPMLDLGMESLHLYPEWAQELEERASGDVQLSLEGLVTVALNGQEREQLQAKHHWQKEAGHDVHWLECNELRDVEPLLSDQVVAGIYSPGEGHINNRLLLRSLVTACRVQGVTLLSGCVVSGIAVKSGRVVGVETTSGPIRADQTVIASGAWAGIMMQMLDVAIPVRPVRGQIAAVSSVGIPLRTVIFGTTGYITPKKDGKIVIGATEDESGFQREVTMAGLASILNGVMPYVPALHAAAFLEAWGGLRPATADGKPLLGPVPGWEGLSLAGGHFRNGILLSPITAKRIADYIESGRTDKIEPFLPSRFLS
- a CDS encoding excisionase family DNA-binding protein, whose product is MEARLKENKTYLTVSETAEYLELPEMFILEKIKEGRIRTVHDGTEYLINKEQFKHHLEELRRLREWEDASRHEPIPESYDVKDED
- a CDS encoding efflux RND transporter periplasmic adaptor subunit encodes the protein MKKRWWIIGSVAVVLVVGVVGVNMMGSKQAMGLPVNIGVATKSALESKILTSGVVTVEDKQKLFTNVTGTLREFSVKEGDKVKKGQVIGKIDTTDVESRILDLEAQLELAKANLAKVQAGNEPEEVAQERERLSQAQREYDTNKREYDRISQLHASGASTLQELDKAKSAVDSSLSTLNVAKQQLALKQKGPRKEEVASQQAQINKLLVEKGQLDKERVQSVVVAPADGTVIARAADNGQYVNKGTEILTLANLDHLLIEADINESDVNKLGLGQSAVIEGTTLGKQKLNAKVSRIAPIATTTQSSSGQGEKTRVKVTLEPTSSELAALKPGFHVDINITVEKIENALQVPIESIQQDTDGSTFVWVAANGAAKKQKVETGMENELFSHIRSGLNGDEQIILSPSDGMAEGTPVMPMSGSAPMGM